One segment of Stappia sp. 28M-7 DNA contains the following:
- a CDS encoding DUF1476 domain-containing protein produces MSTFDRREEAFESKFAHDEELRFKAVARRNKLLGLWAAEKLGLDADKAQDYAKEVVRADFEEPGEEDVFRKIRKDFTDAGVDQSDHQIRRTMDELLHQAVEQIQNEG; encoded by the coding sequence ATGAGCACCTTCGACCGTCGCGAGGAGGCCTTTGAATCCAAGTTCGCCCACGACGAGGAGCTGCGCTTCAAGGCGGTGGCCCGTCGCAACAAGCTGCTGGGCCTGTGGGCGGCCGAGAAGCTCGGCCTCGATGCCGACAAGGCCCAGGACTACGCGAAGGAAGTGGTCCGCGCCGATTTCGAGGAGCCGGGCGAGGAAGACGTGTTCCGCAAGATCCGCAAGGATTTCACCGACGCGGGCGTCGACCAGTCGGACCATCAGATCCGCCGGACCATGGACGAGCTGCTGCATCAGGCGGTCGAGCAGATCCAGAACGAAGGCTGA
- the purQ gene encoding phosphoribosylformylglycinamidine synthase subunit PurQ — protein MKSAVVTFPGSNRERDMMHALELVSGRKPEAVWHADTSLPDVDLVVLPGGFSYGDYLRSGAIAARAPVMDAIRAFAARGGMVLGVCNGFQMLTEAGLLPGALMRNAGLTFVCREVQLETASMANRFTAGMRKGETWRCPVAHHDGNYFADAETIARLEGENRVAFRYANGTNPNGSINDIAGIANEAGNVLGMMPHPENYVDAQQASTDGRAFFESICGAFATA, from the coding sequence ATGAAGTCCGCCGTCGTCACCTTCCCCGGCTCGAATCGCGAGCGCGACATGATGCATGCGCTGGAGCTGGTCTCCGGCCGCAAGCCCGAAGCCGTGTGGCATGCCGATACCAGCCTGCCGGACGTCGATCTGGTCGTGCTGCCGGGCGGCTTTTCCTACGGCGACTACCTGCGCTCCGGCGCCATCGCGGCCCGCGCGCCGGTGATGGATGCGATCCGCGCCTTCGCCGCCCGCGGCGGCATGGTGCTCGGCGTGTGCAACGGCTTCCAGATGCTGACCGAGGCAGGCCTGCTGCCCGGCGCCCTGATGCGCAATGCGGGCCTCACCTTCGTCTGCCGCGAAGTGCAGCTGGAGACCGCCTCCATGGCCAACCGCTTCACCGCCGGCATGCGCAAGGGCGAGACTTGGCGCTGCCCCGTCGCCCATCACGACGGCAACTATTTCGCGGATGCCGAGACCATCGCGCGGCTGGAGGGCGAGAATCGCGTCGCCTTCCGTTATGCCAACGGCACCAACCCGAACGGCTCGATCAACGATATCGCCGGCATCGCCAACGAAGCGGGCAACGTGCTCGGCATGATGCCGCACCCGGAAAACTACGTCGACGCGCAGCAGGCGAGCACCGACGGGCGCGCCTTCTTCGAGAGCATCTGCGGGGCCTTCGCCACCGCCTGA
- a CDS encoding SDR family oxidoreductase has translation MPILEDKVAIITGASSGLGAATARLFAAEGCAVVLGARRRGELEEVAGEIERAGGRAAVLAGDVQEEDYARALVDLAKDRFGGLDIAFNNAGMIGPMAPAPSLSLADWNTVLATNLTSGFLGAKYQIPAMEERGGGSLIFTSTFVGHTAGLPGMAAYGASKAGLVGLTKVLAAEVGAKGIRVNAILPGGIDTPMGREAASTPEALAFVESLHALKRISSPEEVAGTALYLASPASSFTTGTAMLVDGGVSINRT, from the coding sequence ATGCCGATACTGGAAGACAAGGTCGCGATCATCACCGGAGCGAGCTCCGGGCTGGGAGCTGCGACAGCACGGCTCTTCGCCGCGGAAGGCTGTGCCGTCGTTCTCGGCGCGCGGCGCCGGGGCGAGCTGGAGGAGGTTGCCGGGGAGATCGAGCGGGCAGGCGGCCGGGCGGCGGTTCTAGCCGGCGACGTGCAGGAGGAGGACTACGCCAGGGCGCTGGTCGATCTGGCGAAGGATCGCTTCGGCGGGCTCGACATCGCCTTCAACAATGCGGGCATGATCGGCCCCATGGCGCCGGCGCCGTCCCTGTCGCTCGCCGACTGGAACACGGTGCTCGCCACCAACCTGACCAGCGGGTTCCTCGGGGCGAAATACCAGATCCCGGCCATGGAGGAGCGTGGCGGCGGCTCGCTGATCTTCACGTCCACGTTTGTCGGCCATACGGCCGGCCTGCCGGGCATGGCGGCCTACGGCGCCAGCAAGGCCGGGCTCGTCGGCCTGACCAAGGTGCTGGCGGCCGAGGTCGGCGCGAAGGGGATCCGGGTCAACGCGATCCTGCCCGGCGGCATCGACACGCCGATGGGGCGCGAGGCCGCTTCGACGCCGGAGGCGCTGGCCTTCGTGGAGAGCCTGCATGCGCTCAAGCGCATCTCTTCGCCTGAGGAGGTCGCCGGGACCGCGCTCTACCTCGCCTCGCCGGCCTCCAGCTTCACCACCGGCACGGCGATGCTGGTCGACGGCGGCGTCTCGATCAACCGCACCTGA
- a CDS encoding DUF2164 domain-containing protein — MSRSASGSPFKAEEKAELARRLRDYLRDELGAEAGMLETEAFLDFIAAEIGNAFYNRGLFDAQAAISARLEEATDAVYALEKPARA, encoded by the coding sequence ATGAGCCGTTCCGCCTCCGGGTCTCCCTTCAAGGCTGAGGAAAAGGCGGAACTCGCCCGCCGGCTGCGCGACTATCTGCGCGACGAACTCGGCGCCGAGGCCGGCATGCTGGAGACCGAGGCCTTCCTCGACTTCATCGCCGCCGAGATCGGCAACGCCTTCTACAATCGCGGCCTCTTCGATGCCCAGGCGGCCATCTCTGCCCGCCTGGAAGAGGCGACGGACGCGGTCTACGCGCTGGAAAAGCCCGCCCGGGCGTGA
- a CDS encoding phosphoribosylformylglycinamidine synthase-associated small membrane protein codes for MDEDSARVLRFLLIKAAVFIALPAALALAAALFLV; via the coding sequence ATGGACGAAGACAGTGCCAGGGTCCTGCGTTTCCTGTTGATCAAGGCAGCGGTCTTCATCGCCCTGCCGGCCGCGCTGGCGCTCGCCGCCGCGCTGTTCCTGGTGTGA
- a CDS encoding alpha/beta hydrolase, which translates to MKIAETDILLLPGYGDTPAGHWMHRWCEKMPTARIVAQRNWFQPVLKEWIDALKEAVAAAERPVVLVGHSLGSITAVHAAHGHGLDTDKIKAAFLVAPTDLNRAEPKPAFDAAQFRAVPKGPLPFRARVVASRTDPYCAYDVAEQMARDWGAHFQDAGDAGHINLESGHGPWPEGLMSFAYLMKDL; encoded by the coding sequence ATGAAGATTGCCGAGACCGACATCCTGCTGCTGCCCGGCTACGGCGACACGCCGGCCGGCCACTGGATGCACCGCTGGTGCGAGAAGATGCCGACGGCGCGCATCGTCGCCCAGCGCAACTGGTTCCAGCCCGTGCTGAAGGAGTGGATCGACGCCTTGAAGGAGGCGGTCGCCGCCGCGGAGCGCCCGGTGGTGCTGGTCGGCCATTCGCTCGGCTCGATCACCGCGGTCCATGCCGCCCATGGCCACGGGCTCGACACGGACAAGATCAAGGCCGCCTTCCTGGTGGCGCCGACGGACCTGAACCGCGCCGAGCCGAAGCCCGCCTTCGACGCCGCCCAGTTTCGCGCTGTGCCGAAGGGGCCCCTGCCCTTCCGCGCCAGGGTGGTGGCCAGCCGCACCGATCCCTATTGCGCCTATGACGTGGCCGAGCAGATGGCGCGGGACTGGGGCGCGCATTTCCAGGATGCGGGCGATGCCGGCCACATCAACCTGGAAAGCGGCCACGGCCCCTGGCCGGAAGGCCTGATGTCCTTCGCCTACCTGATGAAGGACCTGTGA
- the purS gene encoding phosphoribosylformylglycinamidine synthase subunit PurS: MKARVTVTLKSGVLDPQGKAIEGGLAALGFAGVDSVRQGKVFDLEISGRDADAARADLAAMCEKLLANTVIENYDIEIL; the protein is encoded by the coding sequence ATGAAAGCACGCGTGACCGTTACCCTGAAATCCGGCGTCCTCGACCCGCAGGGCAAGGCGATCGAGGGTGGCCTTGCCGCGCTCGGCTTCGCCGGCGTCGACAGCGTGCGCCAGGGCAAGGTCTTCGATCTGGAGATCAGCGGCCGCGACGCAGACGCCGCGCGCGCCGATCTCGCCGCCATGTGCGAGAAGCTGCTCGCCAACACGGTGATCGAGAACTACGACATCGAGATCCTCTGA
- a CDS encoding HpcH/HpaI aldolase/citrate lyase family protein, which yields MTVTKPSLAARLRADETVITAWSTMAVPVLAELLGRAGYGAVTLDMQHGAHDIASIREGIAAARLGGAHAVVRPPVDDFATVSRAFDLGAEAVIMPMVNTVEDALALVGASKFPPVGVRSWGPHRAAMLQGLTPAEYLASANQETVALAMIETPAALDALDEILAVEGLDGVFIGPGDMSLTLSEGRELNPSSEKVQTIAADVAKRARVAGKFAGIFCNNAADAKSARQMGFRFISHGIEMSMLLEMAKARLAELD from the coding sequence ATGACCGTTACCAAGCCCTCCCTTGCCGCCCGGCTTCGCGCCGACGAGACCGTCATCACCGCTTGGTCGACCATGGCCGTGCCGGTTCTGGCGGAGCTGCTGGGCCGCGCGGGGTATGGCGCGGTGACGCTCGACATGCAGCACGGCGCCCATGACATCGCCTCGATCCGCGAGGGCATCGCGGCTGCGCGCCTCGGCGGTGCCCATGCGGTCGTGCGTCCGCCGGTCGACGATTTCGCCACCGTCAGCCGCGCCTTCGATCTGGGCGCCGAAGCGGTGATCATGCCGATGGTCAATACGGTGGAAGATGCGCTGGCGCTGGTCGGGGCGAGCAAGTTTCCGCCCGTCGGAGTGCGCAGCTGGGGCCCGCATCGCGCGGCCATGCTGCAGGGCCTGACGCCGGCCGAGTATCTTGCCTCGGCCAACCAGGAGACGGTGGCCCTCGCCATGATCGAGACGCCGGCCGCTCTGGATGCCCTCGACGAGATCCTGGCGGTGGAAGGCCTCGACGGCGTCTTCATCGGCCCGGGCGACATGTCGCTGACCCTGTCGGAAGGGCGCGAGCTTAACCCCAGCAGCGAGAAGGTCCAGACCATCGCCGCCGACGTGGCAAAGCGTGCGCGCGTCGCCGGCAAGTTCGCCGGCATCTTCTGCAACAACGCGGCGGATGCGAAGTCGGCGCGCCAGATGGGCTTCCGCTTCATCTCCCACGGCATCGAGATGTCGATGCTGCTGGAAATGGCCAAGGCCAGGCTCGCCGAGCTGGACTGA
- the purC gene encoding phosphoribosylaminoimidazolesuccinocarboxamide synthase — protein MDFLSQTRYVPMNRRRRIYEGKGKILYEGPEPGTLIQHFKDDATAFNAKKHEIVDGKGVLNNRISEYIFNHLNAIGIPTHFIRRMNMREQLIREVEIIPLEVVVRNVAAGSLSKRLGIEEGTQLPRSIIEFYYKNDALDDPMVSEEHITAFGWCTPQEMDDIMALAIRVNDFLTGLFLGVGIRLVDFKIECGRLWEGDMMRIVVADEISPDSCRLWDIQSNEKMDKDRFRRDLGGMLEAYQEVARRLGILNDNDRPNGTGPVLVK, from the coding sequence ATGGATTTTCTTTCTCAAACACGGTACGTGCCTATGAACCGCCGCCGGCGCATTTACGAGGGCAAGGGCAAGATCCTCTATGAGGGCCCGGAACCCGGTACGCTCATCCAGCACTTCAAGGATGATGCAACTGCCTTCAACGCCAAGAAGCATGAGATTGTCGATGGCAAGGGGGTCCTGAACAACCGGATCTCCGAGTACATCTTCAACCATCTCAACGCGATCGGTATCCCGACCCACTTCATTCGCCGGATGAACATGCGCGAGCAGCTCATCCGCGAGGTCGAGATCATCCCGCTGGAAGTGGTTGTGCGCAACGTCGCCGCCGGCTCGCTGTCCAAGCGCCTCGGCATCGAGGAAGGCACGCAGCTGCCGCGGTCGATCATCGAGTTCTATTACAAGAACGACGCGCTCGACGACCCGATGGTCTCCGAGGAGCACATCACCGCCTTCGGATGGTGCACGCCCCAGGAGATGGACGACATCATGGCGCTGGCCATCCGCGTCAACGACTTCCTGACCGGCCTGTTCCTGGGCGTCGGCATCCGTCTCGTCGACTTCAAGATCGAGTGCGGCCGCCTGTGGGAAGGCGACATGATGCGCATCGTCGTCGCCGACGAGATCTCGCCGGACAGCTGCCGCCTGTGGGACATCCAGTCCAACGAGAAGATGGACAAGGACCGCTTCCGCCGCGACCTCGGCGGTATGCTGGAAGCCTACCAGGAAGTGGCCCGGCGCCTCGGCATCCTCAACGACAACGACCGGCCGAACGGCACAGGTCCGGTGCTCGTCAAGTAA
- a CDS encoding metallophosphoesterase yields MRIAVLADIHGNAEALEAVVADLEREAPDEVVNLGDCLSGPLWPERTATILRSLGWPTVRGNHDRVVAAGNVSPANRTDHFTQNDLSAESLAWLRALPATLELDGGAVLLCHGTPTRDDVYLTEEVAGESTRLAAEQDIAARLGETAAGLVCCGHTHIPRLVHLAACGRTVLNPGSVGLPGYADEAPTPHRVETGSPHARYAMVERRPEGWRFEMKSIMYDWESAAREAERNGRPDWARPLRTGFYGPLA; encoded by the coding sequence ATGCGCATCGCCGTGCTTGCCGACATCCACGGAAATGCCGAAGCGCTCGAGGCGGTCGTTGCCGACCTCGAGCGCGAGGCTCCGGACGAGGTCGTCAATCTCGGCGATTGCCTGTCCGGTCCGCTCTGGCCGGAGCGGACCGCGACAATCCTGCGCAGCCTCGGCTGGCCGACCGTACGCGGCAATCACGACCGTGTGGTCGCGGCCGGCAACGTATCGCCGGCGAATCGCACCGACCACTTCACCCAGAACGATCTGTCCGCCGAAAGCCTCGCCTGGCTGCGGGCGCTACCCGCAACGCTGGAGCTGGATGGCGGCGCCGTCCTGCTGTGCCACGGCACGCCGACACGCGACGACGTCTACCTGACGGAAGAGGTCGCGGGCGAGAGCACTCGCCTCGCCGCGGAACAGGACATCGCCGCCCGTCTCGGCGAGACGGCCGCCGGGCTGGTCTGCTGCGGCCACACCCACATTCCCCGGCTGGTGCACCTTGCCGCCTGCGGCCGCACGGTGCTCAATCCGGGCAGCGTCGGCCTGCCGGGCTATGCGGACGAGGCGCCGACGCCCCACCGGGTCGAGACGGGAAGTCCCCACGCCCGCTATGCGATGGTCGAACGCCGTCCCGAGGGCTGGCGCTTCGAGATGAAGAGCATCATGTACGACTGGGAGAGCGCCGCCCGCGAGGCCGAGCGCAACGGCCGCCCCGACTGGGCCCGGCCGCTTCGCACGGGCTTTTACGGGCCGCTGGCGTAG
- a CDS encoding peroxiredoxin-like family protein, whose product MSLIPRQQVPALALETLSHGRFDLAAEAPDFATLVVFYRGLHCPICATYLKELERLTPAFAERGVTTLALSSDDRERAEAMAEKIGAQALRIGYGLPLQVARDWGLYTSAGRGTTSIGIEEPELFSEPGVFLVRTDGTLYFASVQTMPFVRPHFQEMVGALDFVRKNDYPARGEYTGAV is encoded by the coding sequence ATGTCCCTGATTCCCCGCCAGCAGGTTCCCGCTCTCGCGCTGGAGACGCTCTCCCACGGCCGTTTCGACCTTGCCGCCGAGGCCCCGGACTTCGCGACGCTCGTCGTCTTCTATCGCGGCCTGCACTGTCCGATCTGCGCCACCTACCTGAAAGAGCTGGAGCGCCTGACGCCGGCCTTTGCCGAGCGCGGCGTGACGACGCTGGCCCTGTCCTCCGACGACAGGGAGCGGGCAGAGGCGATGGCAGAGAAGATCGGGGCGCAGGCCCTGCGCATCGGCTACGGCCTGCCGCTGCAGGTCGCCCGCGACTGGGGGCTCTACACGTCGGCCGGGCGCGGCACGACGTCCATCGGCATCGAGGAGCCGGAGCTCTTCTCCGAGCCGGGCGTGTTCCTGGTGCGGACTGACGGCACGCTCTACTTCGCCTCTGTGCAGACGATGCCCTTCGTGCGCCCTCATTTCCAGGAGATGGTCGGCGCACTCGATTTCGTGCGCAAGAACGACTATCCGGCGCGCGGCGAATACACCGGCGCAGTCTGA
- a CDS encoding AraC family transcriptional regulator: MNDASMPQGRVDRLSALIDRFRISACVLGSALPPGEPAHLLLTGDETLDENEPLVLRRLVFRVDGTREGCRLQGRLAVAARVDLGGPGSPLATALPEEVCIDLTEAPALAAVAAVLHEEVTSPRCGGKAIVDRLCEIVVIRFLRHAIETGQARDGLIAGLGHPQIMLALVAMHEAPERRWRLEELAGICGMSRTAFATGFRRTVGQTPGAYLQAWRLCLARQEIARGGVLKSVAGRVGFSSASAFSRAYSRQFGQPPSDHARAGFSSA; the protein is encoded by the coding sequence ATGAACGATGCCAGCATGCCGCAAGGGCGCGTCGACCGGCTGTCGGCCCTGATCGACCGGTTCCGCATTTCCGCCTGCGTGCTGGGCAGTGCCTTGCCGCCGGGCGAGCCGGCGCATCTGCTGCTGACGGGGGACGAGACCCTCGACGAGAACGAGCCGCTGGTGCTGCGGCGGCTGGTGTTCCGTGTCGACGGTACGCGAGAGGGCTGCCGGCTGCAGGGGCGCCTCGCGGTCGCCGCGCGGGTCGATCTCGGAGGACCGGGTTCGCCGCTTGCGACCGCGCTGCCGGAGGAGGTCTGCATCGATCTTACCGAGGCCCCGGCGCTGGCGGCGGTTGCCGCCGTGCTGCACGAGGAGGTGACCAGCCCGCGCTGCGGCGGCAAAGCCATCGTCGACCGTTTGTGCGAGATCGTGGTGATCCGCTTCCTGCGTCATGCCATCGAGACCGGCCAGGCGCGGGACGGGTTGATCGCCGGGCTCGGCCATCCGCAGATCATGCTGGCGCTGGTCGCCATGCACGAGGCGCCGGAGCGGCGCTGGCGGCTGGAGGAGCTGGCGGGGATCTGCGGCATGTCGCGCACCGCCTTCGCCACCGGCTTCCGGCGGACGGTCGGCCAGACGCCGGGCGCCTATCTGCAGGCCTGGCGGCTGTGCCTTGCACGGCAGGAGATTGCGCGGGGAGGAGTGTTGAAGAGCGTTGCCGGCCGCGTCGGGTTTTCCAGTGCCTCGGCCTTTAGCCGGGCCTATTCGCGGCAGTTCGGCCAGCCGCCCAGCGATCACGCCCGGGCGGGCTTTTCCAGCGCGTAG